In Tubulanus polymorphus chromosome 2, tnTubPoly1.2, whole genome shotgun sequence, a single window of DNA contains:
- the LOC141898415 gene encoding uncharacterized protein LOC141898415 isoform X2: MVKAMSKYRRKVTVDEASVDEKRSKPSVFERLGPGGSSRRQYHDEEETNSKKDCNQWINTGKCPYGNKCKYNHPAQSTGKRSGRNADNSPTKTKRRSRDKRRSTGEDEEDEKSSSRRDKSKVKSTVVVKPAHSGSDSSSGDDSDDQDEDTFDAQHLDHNEELVLMKRRQELKRELSRLNEESSSSSSSDSSGSSSSSDSDSDDEPPPKQSHKKKVIPKQAERVSPKKKGKEQKKAKTSRSRSGERRKESISPQKRKKKRESSEEPEKTSHKKDKRKDKHKRGSRTSSPEQGQLSPSPEHAGKLKKKVKEQKTNPVEEAPRKLKQKFRPAEKELEAKTSRSEKRYEEAKKDIKEKKIDKVKVKEEKVEKKRKDDGSRERQKKKEPESGYKKNEKHQDISQERRELSDDDSSHSSRSERKNRRDSPSGSTSRKHRESARRDESESSSRGKRQNDSYEDAPNRESDSHRAHRAQSPPPVSERGGTGSVKDRPSRGRAIDDRRRDKSPTESHRSSVRSPTGSIDRNPRGHSKERRGGRVPRGSTPDREKMERFPPPPPRGRHELDERDPRRSIDRYGDRRMDDRRPPMSPDRMMPRDERDLRDLPDPRRLQDYRIPLSPGPGRDYRGLTPPGKGYPDDMRDMRDLPPHRRGRKDDRGPMDPRLSPGRDIDPRDLWRGSPVDRPPRDGRYSDDRRGLRRDAMGRSPPGRRGALPPPLPPPNEARGRGGYNPDDIQQRLYAMFEQCGDPVANELEPPLPAPHNLPPVPMRDRRGPPGPPPEWYDQRPPVEPDRFGYGPPPDWNPINDLEYGRGRDLIRGRRGNRPPFPPRERSVHSDYDRRFPDREDRDHTGSRERDDRRDDRDRRDDRLDERRDERRDDRRDGRDRRDDRLDERRDERRDDRRDDRDRRDNRMDERSVDRRDDRRDDGRDDRRDERMDIRRDDRLEDRRDDGRDDRSDNKRNDRPDDRRDDRIDNRRDDRRDDRQDDRRDDRQDDRRDDRQDDRRDDRPDDRRDDRQDDRRDDRQDDRRNDKQDDRRADRQDERPDDRPDDRRDERRDQRKRNRDSDKSDREPVQRSLSPPQKRRRDVSPVASIHSSRSDNREDDHSSKSASRERGHKDIREATTPSRDETRREKRKRSPSNDRESSDKSKQQQTEQTVQKSNDQQDEISNESRSKQTTERSDDKKRSKVDRSRRSPSHSSVGSRSSNNQQPDNQDTAATPNSISREKKSEESLSGEVKSDNASTQQPAENIPVAEESVTATKEAATTGDDEAEEDGKNAEELPYEEISDDELDEFILGQEDSESEQKEDLKNTTTGIVDSLDIDWSCLMSKRSKPPAASAIRRFKAAHILSEIGVSRAYAGDAIMEQVKTYCQQQFDDEYKEDLANAAAMDNDSNNMEAKVVPSQPKKFELYHDIAAFHTSIAQKKKERATLLSNIGPYRRALCARVDLAIRRKLCKVEKMAETSNLYHGVDLEQSKLSQQLLKQAKEAKMRQIMIKT, encoded by the exons ATGGTAAAAGCAATGAGTAAATATCGAAGGAAAGTAACAGTTGATGAGGCGTCTGTTGATGAAAAGCGCAGTAAACCAAGTGTTTTTGAGCGTTTGGGTCCGGGCGGGTCTTCTCGCCGACAATATCATGATGAAGAAGAAACTAACAGTA AGAAGGATTGTAATCAGTGGATAAATACCGGAAAATGTCCGTATGGAAACAAATGTAAATACAATCATCCGGCACAATCTACTGGTAAACGCAG tgGTCGAAATGCAGATAATTCACCAACAAAAACGAAACGGCGGAGTCGTGATAAAAGACGTAGCACTGGAGAAGATGAGGAG GATGAGAAATCTTCTTCGAGGCGAGATAAAAGTAAAGTTAAATCGACAGTTGTCGTGAAACCAGCTCATTCCGGTTCAGATTCCTCTTCAGGTGATGATTCTGATGATCAAG ATGAAGATACGTTTGATGCACAGCATTTGGATCACAACGAAGAATTAGTTTTAATGAAACGACGTCAGGAACTTAAACGTGAACTCAGTAGACTTAATGAG GAATCTAGTAGTAGCAGCAGTAGTGATAGCAGTGGCTCCTCTAGTTCCTCGGACTCAGATAGTGATGATGAACCTCCTCCTAAACAATCACATAAAAAGAAAGTTATCCCGAAGCAAGCCGAACGTGTTAGCCCAAA GAAAAAAGGAAAAGAACAAAAGAAAGCGAAGACTTCAAGATCAAGATCGGGAGAACGGCGTAAAGAGTCAATCAGTCCACAGAAACGCAAGAAAAA GAGAGAATCTTCAGAAGAACCAGAAAAAACATCTCATAAAAAGGATAAAAGAAAAGACAAACACAAGCGTGGCTCGAGGACATCATCTCCCGAACAGGGACAGTTATCTCCATCTCCAGAACATGCTGGAAAACTCAAGAAAAAGGTCAAAGAACAAAAAACCAATCCCGTGGAAGAGGCTCCACGAAAACTGAAACAAAAGTTCCGGCCAGCCGAGAAGGAACTTGAGGCTAAAACAAGTCGCAGTGAAAAGAGATATGAAGAAGCAAAGAAAGATATTAAAGAGAAAAAGATTGACAAGGTTAAAGTGAAGGAAGAGAAAgttgaaaaaaagagaaaagatGACGGAAGTCGCGAAAGACAGAAGAAGAAAGAACCGGAAAGTGGttataaaaagaatgaaaaacaCCAAGACATATCACAGGAGAGGAGAGAATTATCAGATGATGATTCTAGTCATTCGAGTCGTAGTGAACGTAAAAATCGTCGTGACTCTCCGTCTGGATCAACCAGTCGTAAACATCGTGAAAGCGCACGACGCGATGAGTCGGAGTCATCTTCACGTGGAAAAAGACAAAATGACTCATATGAAGATGCTCCGAACCGCGAATCAGATTCCCATCGCGCGCACAGAGCGCAGTCTCCACCACCTGTAAGTGAGAGAGGAGGTACTGGTAGTGTGAAAGATCGACCGTCGCGAGGGAGAGCTATAGATGATCGGCGGCGAGATAAATCACCGACAGAATCTCACCGGTCTAGTGTTCGTTCTCCGACTGGTAGCATCGATCGTAATCCCCGAGGTCACAGTAAAGAGCGTCGCGGGGGACGCGTGCCACGTGGCTCAACTCCTGATCGAGAAAAGATGGAACGTTTCCCGCCACCTCCGCCGCGAGGCCGTCACGAATTGGATGAACGGGATCCGCGGCGAAGTATTGATCGTTATGGTGACAGACGTATGGACGACCGACGTCCGCCAATGTCGCCAGATCGAATGATGCCGCGGGATGAACGCGATTTGAGAGATTTGCCTGATCCGAGACGACTCCAGGACTACAGGATTCCGTTATCACCCGGTCCTGGGAGAGATTATCGCGGTTTAACGCCACCTGGTAAAGGATATCCAGATGATATGAGAGATATGCGAGACTTGCCCCCTCATCGTAGAGGGCGCAAAGATGATCGGGGTCCGATGGATCCGCGATTGTCTCCGGGGCGAGATATAGATCCGAGAGATCTGTGGCGCGGTTCGCCGGTCGATCGTCCTCCGAGAGATGGTCGATACTCGGATGATCGTCGGGGACTCCGACGCGACGCTATGGGTCGTTCACCTCCCGGTCGACGCGGCGCGCTGCCTCCACCTCTACCCCCGCCGAACGAAGCGAGAGGACGAGGCGGTTATAATCCTGACGATATTCAACAGCGTCTATACGCGATGTTTGAGCAGTGCGGGGATCCGGTAGCTAATGAGTTAGAACCTCCTCTACCTGCACCTCATAATCTGCCTCCTGTTCCTATGAGAGATAGACGTGGGCCACCTGGCCCCCCTCCAGAATGGTACGATCAACGGCCACCCGTCGAACCAGATCGATTTGGATATGGTCCACCACCTGACTGGAATCCTATAA ATGATCTTGAATATGGTAGAGGTCGTGATCTAATTCGAGGAAGAAGGGGAAATCGTCCGCCATTTCCACCACGAG aGAGATCTGTGCATTCTGATTATGACAGACGATTTCCGGACCGAGAGGATCGAGATCATACTGGAAGTCGAGAAAGGGATGACAGACGTGATGACAGAGATAGGAGAGATGATCGGCTGGATgagaggagagatgagagaaGAGACGATAGGAGGGATGGCAGAGATAGAAGAGATGACAGATTGGATGAGAGAAGAGATGAACGACGGGATGACAGACGTGATGATAGAGATCGAAGAGATAACAGGATGGATGAGAGATCCGTTGATAGGAGGGATGACAGGAGAGATGATGGACGGGATGACAGAAGAGATGAAAGAATGGATATCAGGAGGGATGACAGGTTGGAAGACAGAAGAGATGATGGGAGGGATGACAGGAGCGATAATAAACGGAATGACAGGCCTGATGATAGGAGAGATGATAGAATCGATAATCGGAGGGATGACAGGAGAGATGATAGGCAGGATGACAGGAGAGATGATAGGCAGGATGACAGGAGAGATGATAGACAGGATGACAGGAGAGATGATAGGCCGGATGACAGGAGAGATGATAGACAGGATGACAGGAGAGATGATAGACAGGATGATAggagaaatgataaacaagATGATAGAAGAGCTGATAGACAGGATGAGAGACCAGATGACAGGCCTGATGACAGGAGAGATGAACGACGGGATCAGAG gaAGCGAAATCGTGACAGTGATAAAAGTGACAGGGAACCAGTACAGCGCTCATTATCTCCACCTCAAAAACGTAGACGAGATGTATCACCGGTTGCATCTATTCACAGTTCCAGATCTGACAACAGAGAAGATGATCATTCGTCTAAATCTGCG AGTCGGGAAAGAGGACATAAAGACATACGAGAGGCAACCACGCCATCTAGAGACGAGACCCGTCGTGAGAAAAGAAAACGATCTCCATCAAATGATCGCGAGTCAAGCGATAAGTCAAAGCAGCAGCAAACAGAACAGACCGTACAGAAATCTAATGATCAACAAG atgaaatttcaaatgaaagcCGAAGCAAACAAACTACAGAACGCAGTGACGACAAAAAACGTAGCAAG gttGACAGATCTCGGCGGAGTCCTAGCCATAGCAGTGTGGGCAGCAGATCCAGCAATAATCAACAACCTGACAACCAAGATACAGCAGCAACTCCGAACAGCATCAGCAG AGAAAAGAAGAGTGAAGAGTCCCTGTCAGGTGAGGTCAAATCAGACAATGCATCAACACAGCAACCTGCAGAAAATATTCCAGTTGCTGAGGAAAGTGTCACTGCCACAAAGGAGGCAGCAACGACTGGTGATGATGAAGCAGAGGAGGATGGTAAAAATGCTGAAGAACTGCCATATGAGGAGATCTCAGATGATGAACTGGATGAGTTTATCTTGGGTCAGGAGGACAGTGAATCAGAACAGAAAGAAGATCTTAAGAATACCACAACCG GTATTGTAGATAGTTTAGATATAGACTGGTCGTGTTTAATGAGTAAACGCTCGAAGCCTCCTGCAGCATCTGCAATAAGGAGGTTTAAAGCTGCTCATATCCTCTCCGAGATAGGAGTCTCCCGTGCATATGCTGGTGATGCGATTATGGAACAAGTTAAAACATATTGTCAGCAACAGTTTGATGACGAATACAAAG
- the LOC141898435 gene encoding PRKR-interacting protein 1-like, which yields MADKKDKNVVVPKKIADLQRIKVEKLMKNPDKPVVIPEGPKERTPKPPPEFIRNVWGSSAGAGSGEFHVYRGIRRREYARTKFIEEKAKKEEEDEAYLKKVEENKRNAEEKTAKKRAKRQKKKAKMMANKKLKKNETPSEHNDDNGSEVDESDSCNNENDNQEEVKDKSDQS from the exons ATGGCTGACAAGAAAGATAAAAATGTAGTCGTGCCTAAAAAAATAGCTGATTTACAGCGTATTAAAGTCGAAAAGTTAATGAAAAATCCA GATAAGCCTGTGGTTATACCTGAAGGTCCAAAGGAAAGAACTCCTAAGCCACCACCTGAGTTTATTCGAAATGTTTGGG GTTCAAGCGCAGGAGCTGGTAGTGGAGAGTTCCATGTCTATCGTGGAATCCGTCGAAGAGAATATGCTCGAACTAAGTTTATAGAAGAAAAAGCAAAAAAG GAAGAAGAAGATGAGGCATATTTAAAGAAAGTGGAAGAAAATAAGCGAAATGCAGAAGAAAAAACTGCAAAGAAAAGAGCTAAAAG GCAgaagaaaaaagcaaaaatgatggccaataaaaaacttaagaAAAATG AAACACCCAGTGAACATAATGACGACAATGGCAGTGAAGTTGACGAGTCTGATAGTTGTAACAATGAAAATGACAATCAGGAAGAAGTCAAGGATAAATCTGACCAGTCTTAA
- the LOC141898425 gene encoding TGF-beta-activated kinase 1 and MAP3K7-binding protein 1-like, with the protein MAMPRKSSGGGGASTPPRISAMKNHTKSWTDDLPVCHLSGVGFSTNQIYREDGSRCEEHEFEDKSFHFRLDNDMFLYGVFDGHDGSRASHFAAQRIPAEILLDQLHGKTEDEDIHHVLHQAFIAVEKGFFESIDDDLAEMANLQMQLPEGLTPEELYDKHGDIMNKIQQIEADISGGTTAVVALVYNNKLYVANVGNSRALLCRTDASGTLRVIQLTTDHAIDNEDEQYRLSQLGLDVPEILKHGTLGNQIYTRCIGGCLKVKGGYKELDLLRNASREPVIAEPEINGGIPLDESCRCLILMTDGLYRSLEDATGAEHVNADLVAMVAGEFSVQSTLNGVAQAVVDKVVRFHHDTYMISSQAIETKQLCQRRDDITLLVRNFNFPLPNAIQSPTSGKNPILHLYPRKASAPAVMNPNSDAHSETMPDHQNTNTDSVSLMLQRIGTRSSTYTNTNTVYGSTYTSTGDSTESGDGNQPFSRRSQIVTKLELDEDGKIAPYVDFTEFYQAIAELTEVQKKAFLESTPQSEYAIDIIEEENDTVSPKEQEEKNIKADSED; encoded by the exons ATGGCGATGCCAAGAAAATCATCAGGTGGTGGTGGTGCATCAACTCCACCAAGGATATCAGCTATG AAAAACCACACAAAGAGCTGGACTGATGACCTTCCTgtttgtcatttgtcaggagtCGGCTTTTCAACGAATCAAATTTATCGAGAGGACGGTTCACGCTGTGAAGAACACGAGTTTGAAGATAAAAGCTTTCATTTTCG GCTTGATAATGACATGTTTCTATATGGTGTATTTGATGGCCATGATGGCAGTCGTGCCTCACATTTTGCTGCTCAGCGTATACCCgcagaaatattactagatcAACTTCATGGAAAAACAGAAGACGAAgatattcatcatgttttaCATCAAGCGTTCATAGCAGTTGAAAAAGGCTTCTTTGAATCTATAGATGATGATCTTGCTGAGATGGCAAATCTTCAAATGCAACTACCAGAG GGCTTGACCCCTGAAGAACTGTATGATAAACATGGGGATATCATGAAcaaaattcaacaaattgaagCGGATATATCAGGAGGCACTACAGCAGTTGTAGCGCTGGTTTATAACAATAAACTCTATGTGGCAAATGTTG GAAACAGTCGAGCATTGTTGTGTAGAACGGATGCATCTGGGACCCTACGTGTCATCCAGTTAACCACTGATCATGCTATTGATAATGAAGACGAGCAATATAGACTATCTCAGCTTGGTTTGGATGTACCCGAAATTCTCAAACATGGAACATTGGGAAATCAGATTTATACGCGATGTATTGGAGGATGTTTGAAAGTTAAAGGTGGATATAAAGAGCTTGATCTACTCAG AAATGCCTCAAGAGAACCGGTCATAGCTGAACCTGAAATTAATGGTGGAATACCTCTAGATGAGTCGTGCCGTTGTCTGATATTAATGACTGATGGATTATACCGATCACTCGAAGATGCAACAGGCGCGGAGCATGTAAATGCTGATCTGGTTGCGATGGTAGCCGGAGAGTTCAGTGTTCAATCGACATTGAATGGTGTTGCACAAGCTGTAGTCGATAAAGTTGTTCGTTTTCATCACGATACGTACATGATCAGTTCACAGGCAATCGAAACGAAGCAATTGTGTCAACGCCGAGATGATATTACTCTTCTAGTTCGCAACTTTAACTTTCCATTACCGAATGCCATTCAAAGCCCTACATCGGGAAAAAATCCAATTTTGCACCTATATCCTCGAAAAGCTAGCGCCCCGGCGGTTATGAATCCAAATTCAGATGCCCATTCGGAAACTATGCCCGACCATCAAAACACTAATACAGACTCGGTCTCGTTGATGCTGCAACGTATCGGTACTAGAAGTTCTACATATACAAATACTAATACAGTGTATGGATCGACGTACACTAGTACCGGAGATTCAACCGAGAGCGGTGACGGAAATCAACCGTTTTCACGTCGGTCTCAAATCGTTACGAAGCTAGAACTCGACGAGGATGGTAAAATCGCGCCTTACGTAGACTTTACAGAATTTTACCAGGCTATCGCCGAACTCACCGAGGTTCAAAAGAAAGCGTTTCTTGAGTCAACGCCACAATCAGAATACGCTATCGACATTATCGAGGAAGAAAATGACACGGTTTCCCCTAAAGAGCaagaagaaaagaatattAAAGCTGACAGTGAAGACTGA
- the LOC141898415 gene encoding uncharacterized protein LOC141898415 isoform X1 has product MVKAMSKYRRKVTVDEASVDEKRSKPSVFERLGPGGSSRRQYHDEEETNSSSRRSGVTEKDCNQWINTGKCPYGNKCKYNHPAQSTGKRSGRNADNSPTKTKRRSRDKRRSTGEDEEDEKSSSRRDKSKVKSTVVVKPAHSGSDSSSGDDSDDQDEDTFDAQHLDHNEELVLMKRRQELKRELSRLNEESSSSSSSDSSGSSSSSDSDSDDEPPPKQSHKKKVIPKQAERVSPKKKGKEQKKAKTSRSRSGERRKESISPQKRKKKRESSEEPEKTSHKKDKRKDKHKRGSRTSSPEQGQLSPSPEHAGKLKKKVKEQKTNPVEEAPRKLKQKFRPAEKELEAKTSRSEKRYEEAKKDIKEKKIDKVKVKEEKVEKKRKDDGSRERQKKKEPESGYKKNEKHQDISQERRELSDDDSSHSSRSERKNRRDSPSGSTSRKHRESARRDESESSSRGKRQNDSYEDAPNRESDSHRAHRAQSPPPVSERGGTGSVKDRPSRGRAIDDRRRDKSPTESHRSSVRSPTGSIDRNPRGHSKERRGGRVPRGSTPDREKMERFPPPPPRGRHELDERDPRRSIDRYGDRRMDDRRPPMSPDRMMPRDERDLRDLPDPRRLQDYRIPLSPGPGRDYRGLTPPGKGYPDDMRDMRDLPPHRRGRKDDRGPMDPRLSPGRDIDPRDLWRGSPVDRPPRDGRYSDDRRGLRRDAMGRSPPGRRGALPPPLPPPNEARGRGGYNPDDIQQRLYAMFEQCGDPVANELEPPLPAPHNLPPVPMRDRRGPPGPPPEWYDQRPPVEPDRFGYGPPPDWNPINDLEYGRGRDLIRGRRGNRPPFPPRERSVHSDYDRRFPDREDRDHTGSRERDDRRDDRDRRDDRLDERRDERRDDRRDGRDRRDDRLDERRDERRDDRRDDRDRRDNRMDERSVDRRDDRRDDGRDDRRDERMDIRRDDRLEDRRDDGRDDRSDNKRNDRPDDRRDDRIDNRRDDRRDDRQDDRRDDRQDDRRDDRQDDRRDDRPDDRRDDRQDDRRDDRQDDRRNDKQDDRRADRQDERPDDRPDDRRDERRDQRKRNRDSDKSDREPVQRSLSPPQKRRRDVSPVASIHSSRSDNREDDHSSKSASRERGHKDIREATTPSRDETRREKRKRSPSNDRESSDKSKQQQTEQTVQKSNDQQDEISNESRSKQTTERSDDKKRSKVDRSRRSPSHSSVGSRSSNNQQPDNQDTAATPNSISREKKSEESLSGEVKSDNASTQQPAENIPVAEESVTATKEAATTGDDEAEEDGKNAEELPYEEISDDELDEFILGQEDSESEQKEDLKNTTTGIVDSLDIDWSCLMSKRSKPPAASAIRRFKAAHILSEIGVSRAYAGDAIMEQVKTYCQQQFDDEYKEDLANAAAMDNDSNNMEAKVVPSQPKKFELYHDIAAFHTSIAQKKKERATLLSNIGPYRRALCARVDLAIRRKLCKVEKMAETSNLYHGVDLEQSKLSQQLLKQAKEAKMRQIMIKT; this is encoded by the exons ATGGTAAAAGCAATGAGTAAATATCGAAGGAAAGTAACAGTTGATGAGGCGTCTGTTGATGAAAAGCGCAGTAAACCAAGTGTTTTTGAGCGTTTGGGTCCGGGCGGGTCTTCTCGCCGACAATATCATGATGAAGAAGAAACTAACAGTAGTTCCAGG CGTTCTGGAGTCACAGAGAAGGATTGTAATCAGTGGATAAATACCGGAAAATGTCCGTATGGAAACAAATGTAAATACAATCATCCGGCACAATCTACTGGTAAACGCAG tgGTCGAAATGCAGATAATTCACCAACAAAAACGAAACGGCGGAGTCGTGATAAAAGACGTAGCACTGGAGAAGATGAGGAG GATGAGAAATCTTCTTCGAGGCGAGATAAAAGTAAAGTTAAATCGACAGTTGTCGTGAAACCAGCTCATTCCGGTTCAGATTCCTCTTCAGGTGATGATTCTGATGATCAAG ATGAAGATACGTTTGATGCACAGCATTTGGATCACAACGAAGAATTAGTTTTAATGAAACGACGTCAGGAACTTAAACGTGAACTCAGTAGACTTAATGAG GAATCTAGTAGTAGCAGCAGTAGTGATAGCAGTGGCTCCTCTAGTTCCTCGGACTCAGATAGTGATGATGAACCTCCTCCTAAACAATCACATAAAAAGAAAGTTATCCCGAAGCAAGCCGAACGTGTTAGCCCAAA GAAAAAAGGAAAAGAACAAAAGAAAGCGAAGACTTCAAGATCAAGATCGGGAGAACGGCGTAAAGAGTCAATCAGTCCACAGAAACGCAAGAAAAA GAGAGAATCTTCAGAAGAACCAGAAAAAACATCTCATAAAAAGGATAAAAGAAAAGACAAACACAAGCGTGGCTCGAGGACATCATCTCCCGAACAGGGACAGTTATCTCCATCTCCAGAACATGCTGGAAAACTCAAGAAAAAGGTCAAAGAACAAAAAACCAATCCCGTGGAAGAGGCTCCACGAAAACTGAAACAAAAGTTCCGGCCAGCCGAGAAGGAACTTGAGGCTAAAACAAGTCGCAGTGAAAAGAGATATGAAGAAGCAAAGAAAGATATTAAAGAGAAAAAGATTGACAAGGTTAAAGTGAAGGAAGAGAAAgttgaaaaaaagagaaaagatGACGGAAGTCGCGAAAGACAGAAGAAGAAAGAACCGGAAAGTGGttataaaaagaatgaaaaacaCCAAGACATATCACAGGAGAGGAGAGAATTATCAGATGATGATTCTAGTCATTCGAGTCGTAGTGAACGTAAAAATCGTCGTGACTCTCCGTCTGGATCAACCAGTCGTAAACATCGTGAAAGCGCACGACGCGATGAGTCGGAGTCATCTTCACGTGGAAAAAGACAAAATGACTCATATGAAGATGCTCCGAACCGCGAATCAGATTCCCATCGCGCGCACAGAGCGCAGTCTCCACCACCTGTAAGTGAGAGAGGAGGTACTGGTAGTGTGAAAGATCGACCGTCGCGAGGGAGAGCTATAGATGATCGGCGGCGAGATAAATCACCGACAGAATCTCACCGGTCTAGTGTTCGTTCTCCGACTGGTAGCATCGATCGTAATCCCCGAGGTCACAGTAAAGAGCGTCGCGGGGGACGCGTGCCACGTGGCTCAACTCCTGATCGAGAAAAGATGGAACGTTTCCCGCCACCTCCGCCGCGAGGCCGTCACGAATTGGATGAACGGGATCCGCGGCGAAGTATTGATCGTTATGGTGACAGACGTATGGACGACCGACGTCCGCCAATGTCGCCAGATCGAATGATGCCGCGGGATGAACGCGATTTGAGAGATTTGCCTGATCCGAGACGACTCCAGGACTACAGGATTCCGTTATCACCCGGTCCTGGGAGAGATTATCGCGGTTTAACGCCACCTGGTAAAGGATATCCAGATGATATGAGAGATATGCGAGACTTGCCCCCTCATCGTAGAGGGCGCAAAGATGATCGGGGTCCGATGGATCCGCGATTGTCTCCGGGGCGAGATATAGATCCGAGAGATCTGTGGCGCGGTTCGCCGGTCGATCGTCCTCCGAGAGATGGTCGATACTCGGATGATCGTCGGGGACTCCGACGCGACGCTATGGGTCGTTCACCTCCCGGTCGACGCGGCGCGCTGCCTCCACCTCTACCCCCGCCGAACGAAGCGAGAGGACGAGGCGGTTATAATCCTGACGATATTCAACAGCGTCTATACGCGATGTTTGAGCAGTGCGGGGATCCGGTAGCTAATGAGTTAGAACCTCCTCTACCTGCACCTCATAATCTGCCTCCTGTTCCTATGAGAGATAGACGTGGGCCACCTGGCCCCCCTCCAGAATGGTACGATCAACGGCCACCCGTCGAACCAGATCGATTTGGATATGGTCCACCACCTGACTGGAATCCTATAA ATGATCTTGAATATGGTAGAGGTCGTGATCTAATTCGAGGAAGAAGGGGAAATCGTCCGCCATTTCCACCACGAG aGAGATCTGTGCATTCTGATTATGACAGACGATTTCCGGACCGAGAGGATCGAGATCATACTGGAAGTCGAGAAAGGGATGACAGACGTGATGACAGAGATAGGAGAGATGATCGGCTGGATgagaggagagatgagagaaGAGACGATAGGAGGGATGGCAGAGATAGAAGAGATGACAGATTGGATGAGAGAAGAGATGAACGACGGGATGACAGACGTGATGATAGAGATCGAAGAGATAACAGGATGGATGAGAGATCCGTTGATAGGAGGGATGACAGGAGAGATGATGGACGGGATGACAGAAGAGATGAAAGAATGGATATCAGGAGGGATGACAGGTTGGAAGACAGAAGAGATGATGGGAGGGATGACAGGAGCGATAATAAACGGAATGACAGGCCTGATGATAGGAGAGATGATAGAATCGATAATCGGAGGGATGACAGGAGAGATGATAGGCAGGATGACAGGAGAGATGATAGGCAGGATGACAGGAGAGATGATAGACAGGATGACAGGAGAGATGATAGGCCGGATGACAGGAGAGATGATAGACAGGATGACAGGAGAGATGATAGACAGGATGATAggagaaatgataaacaagATGATAGAAGAGCTGATAGACAGGATGAGAGACCAGATGACAGGCCTGATGACAGGAGAGATGAACGACGGGATCAGAG gaAGCGAAATCGTGACAGTGATAAAAGTGACAGGGAACCAGTACAGCGCTCATTATCTCCACCTCAAAAACGTAGACGAGATGTATCACCGGTTGCATCTATTCACAGTTCCAGATCTGACAACAGAGAAGATGATCATTCGTCTAAATCTGCG AGTCGGGAAAGAGGACATAAAGACATACGAGAGGCAACCACGCCATCTAGAGACGAGACCCGTCGTGAGAAAAGAAAACGATCTCCATCAAATGATCGCGAGTCAAGCGATAAGTCAAAGCAGCAGCAAACAGAACAGACCGTACAGAAATCTAATGATCAACAAG atgaaatttcaaatgaaagcCGAAGCAAACAAACTACAGAACGCAGTGACGACAAAAAACGTAGCAAG gttGACAGATCTCGGCGGAGTCCTAGCCATAGCAGTGTGGGCAGCAGATCCAGCAATAATCAACAACCTGACAACCAAGATACAGCAGCAACTCCGAACAGCATCAGCAG AGAAAAGAAGAGTGAAGAGTCCCTGTCAGGTGAGGTCAAATCAGACAATGCATCAACACAGCAACCTGCAGAAAATATTCCAGTTGCTGAGGAAAGTGTCACTGCCACAAAGGAGGCAGCAACGACTGGTGATGATGAAGCAGAGGAGGATGGTAAAAATGCTGAAGAACTGCCATATGAGGAGATCTCAGATGATGAACTGGATGAGTTTATCTTGGGTCAGGAGGACAGTGAATCAGAACAGAAAGAAGATCTTAAGAATACCACAACCG GTATTGTAGATAGTTTAGATATAGACTGGTCGTGTTTAATGAGTAAACGCTCGAAGCCTCCTGCAGCATCTGCAATAAGGAGGTTTAAAGCTGCTCATATCCTCTCCGAGATAGGAGTCTCCCGTGCATATGCTGGTGATGCGATTATGGAACAAGTTAAAACATATTGTCAGCAACAGTTTGATGACGAATACAAAG